One genomic window of Hyperolius riggenbachi isolate aHypRig1 chromosome 7, aHypRig1.pri, whole genome shotgun sequence includes the following:
- the LOC137524274 gene encoding up-regulator of cell proliferation-like, translated as MDELLEELQLKKYKDSKLSLREVLCIRKEDEDRFSSRMAPSWSFLRKLIALDGTARSTSQDELEDVSPGFATEEGSLEVFEMASRPVSHSVHPSDVLCAVMHCSDGFLQQEIVTKLAMCQFAVPLLLPAGDGFHYTLMLWAMKDIVKRWRPPSLLSSRGFKEENITNISLPIFTFVRLGSCSLSKSKVLNKTLSLSHAHHDFFVYRDMECGYSPRTISEGLLEMSWYFPGGNGNASIFKEPIAVLNLHGDLSSNDKQFSFITKVSSAVFIFMEDIQLKHCNFLEGFTEDRPNYFFIICPPKGQAVSEKVKENLKKLSVSLGLKNNNFLVKDTSMNEAEIVKQIQIIMRKLTENPLKNRKLEDLTRDADLFEIQVDEKTMECQKGKKLAEKICSTITDVPMYKRKNLFLQGPIWKQITKNEKELCRMKKYHDADVEAYKSQLINQNLDLRKQQCQQELQDDMKTFLKALTELSPTEKLYFLKWMKFFLDNTARSSLLDLQEGYIRYSTNVAELQQIDLEMSESSLGIENFLRELGQMHEAKLIIPNREDFKAECKKLSGIAADLLLQGFPVELIDGDTASIPWQWITDVFHQVDTKTGGHCTMRVITVLGVQSTGKSTLLNTMFGLHFPVACGRCTRGAFMTLLNVNKDFSQELGCDFILLIDTEGLKAPELASSEDSYKRDNELATMVVGLSDITIVNMAMENSAEMKDILQIVIHAFLRMKEVGKKPNCQFVHQNVSDVSAHVMNIRHRKKLLENLNEMTKAAAKMEKLEGITSFNDVMDYDLNEHTHYIPGLWYGVPPMAPINTGYSEGILSLKRDLLKFMKEKLQKPQTIPTFLTWLQSLWNAVKHEKFIFSFRNSLVADAYDHFCMKYSELEWNFRRQMYNWMTESLNSIRNQRERVIVDDLQIRLNVSMPKLLDEEETHMKDSLNTYVEKELENAHLVKKYLENFLNSVKSLRGEIYEELNRRLWEAVYIQKTKCDIQNLKDGYSAKMEAKVNSLLRSFKNKEEKINERELETQFEAMWTDTVKSFLINRIPKHDVDQQMLQQLRREMQNKAGKINEQLIDTDKLSKFSEASFVMKDEHVDLQWYRKFEDMFCHNVLGKQKFYQDDYHFKTQKVAENLLDQCTQYIEQKVSTRENYHETFCQELLNMVNVKLQEKAVAKLHTTDQFELDLKLLILGRAAPKFQKMHDEFVQLNDPFSCLEAAKHQYLSIFKNVFQNKDECRSRAHRFCQLCLKPAIEDYVNNHLGKEIINDLLNGEDNAKYMSRTFFQHRVLSKLIEDNKFDKYVEYINNYERFVKKSILEFIKEKYGKPRSLANLQLSIVFSIIHKLKQILQEPQIKESKNVSAFLSNIQKILEKDLVMSQDNINLIVFQNSSPVSQFSADVESYLPEMGDSLITEMGSSSIESVLAKVTLKPEEELFKKVIGCGKQCPFCKVPCEAGCVDHTEHFATVHRPKGLGRYRFIDSNVLCSALCSTDVVTERSFRNLDTDWKPHPYKEYQTFYPDWRIQPDPAISASDYWKFIFKEFNKQFAKEYNAKPANLPKEWHDITKDQAIKSLHESYYLE; from the coding sequence ATGGACGAGCTCCTGGAAGAGCTTCAACTGAAGAAGTACAAAGACTCAAAACTGAGCCTCAGAGAAGTTCTGTGCATCCGAAAAGAAGATGAAGACAGATTTTCATCACGAATGGCACCATCATGGAGTTTTTTGAGGAAACTCATAGCATTGGACGGAACTGCACGAAGCACAAGCCAGGATGAGCTTGAAGATGTTAGTCCAGGGTTCGCCACTGAGGAAGGTTCTCTTGAGGTGTTTGAAATGGCATCTAGACCTGTATCCCATTCAGTCCATCCTTCGGATGTTCTCTGCGCTGTCATGCATTGTTCAGACGGCTTTCTACAGCAAGAGATTGTGACCAAATTGGCCATGTGCCAGTTTGCTGTCCCTCTGCTGCTCCCTGCTGGTGATGGTTTTCATTACACTTTGATGTTATGGGCCATGAAAGATATCGTAAAAAGATGGAGACCGCCTTCTTTACTAAGTTCCAGAGGATTTAAAGAAGAAAACATAACTAATATCTCTTTGCCAATCTTCACTTTTGTGAGACTAGGCAGCTGCAGCCTATCAAAATCTAAAGTACTCAATAAAACACTGAGCCTCTCTCACGCTCATCATGACTTCTTCGTATACCGAGACATGGAATGCGGTTACTCTCCCAGAACGATCTCTGAAGGTTTGCTAGAAATGTCATGGTACTTTCCAGGAGGTAACGGGAATGCAAGCATCTTTAAGGAGCCCATAGCCGTCTTAAATCTGCATGGAGACCTCAGTTCCAATGACAAACAATTCAGCTTTATAACAAAGGTATCttctgctgtgttcatttttatgGAAGATATCCAGTTGAAGCATTGCAACTTCTTAGAAGGCTTTACCGAAGATAGACCGAATTACTTCTTTATTATTTGTCCACCCAAAGGCCAGGCTGTCAGTgaaaaagttaaagagaacctaaaaaaGCTTTCTGTATCCCTAGGCTTGAAGAATAACAACTTCTTAGTGAAAGATACATCGATGAATGAGGCTGAAATTGTAAAGCAGATACAAATTATTATGAGAAAATTGACAGAGAATCCTCTTAAAAACAGAAAACTTGAAGACCTTACGCGTGATGCCGACTTATTTGAAATTCAGGTAGATGAAAAAACAATGGAATGCCAGAAAGGTAAAAAGCTTGCTGAGAAAATATGCTCAACAATTACAGACGTACCAATGTATAAAAGAAAAAATTTGTTTCTGCAAGGACCAATCTGGAAGCAAATtactaaaaatgaaaaagaatTGTGCAGGATGAAGAAATACCATGACGCTGATGTGGAAGCCTACAAGTCACAGCTTATAAACCAAAACCTAGATTTACGCAAACAGCAGTGCCAGCAGGAGTTGCAAGATGATATGAAGACATTTTTGAAAGCTCTAACCGAACTTTCTCCAACAGAAAaactatattttttaaaatggatGAAGTTCTTTCTTGACAATACTGCTCGATCCAGTTTATTAGACTTGCAAGAGGGGTACATAAGATATTCCACTAATGTAGCAGAACTGCAACAAATTGACCTTGAGATGTCAGAAAGCTCACTTGGAATTGAAAACTTTTTGCGAGAACTAGGACAAATGCATGAGGCTAAACTGATCATTCCAAACCGTGAAGACTTCAAAGCCGAATGTAAAAAACTCTCAGGAATAGCAGCCGATCTTCTTCTTCAAGGGTTTCCAGTGGAGCTAATAGATGGAGATACTGCCAGCATTCCGTGGCAGTGGATTACAGATGTCTTCCATCAGGTGGACACCAAAACAGGAGGACACTGCACGATGAGGGTAATTACTGTTCTTGGAGTACAGAGTACAGGGAAATCCACCCTTCTGAATACAATGTTCGGTTTGCACTTTCCAGTGGCTTGTGGGCGTTGTACCCGAGGAGCTTTCATGACCCTCCTTAACGTTAACAAAGACTTCAGTCAGGAGCTGGGCTGTGACTTCATTTTGCTAATTGACACTGAAGGACTTAAGGCTCCTGAACTGGCAAGCTCGGAGGACAGTTACAAACGTGACAATGAACTGGCAACCATGGTTGTTGGGTTAAGCGATATAACCATAGTTAACATGGCCATGGAAAACTCAGCAGAAATGAAGGATATCTTACAGATTGTAATTCATGCTTTTCTTCGGATGAAAGAAGTAGGGAAGAAACCCAACTGCCAATTTGTACATCAGAATGTAAGCGATGTGTCTGCCCATGTTATGAATATAAGACACAGGAAAAAACTGTTGGAGAATCTGAATGAAATGACGAAAGCTGCTGCAAAAATGGAAAAACTAGAGGGGATCACATCGTTTAATGATGTCATGGATTATGACCTCAATGAGCACACTCATTACATTCCCGGTCTGTGGTACGGTGTCCCACCAATGGCACCAATAAACACTGGATACAGTGAAGGTATCCTTTCCCTGAAAAGGGATTTACTTAAGTTCATGAAAGAGAAGCTTCAAAAGCCACAGACTATCCCAACATTCCTCACATGGCTTCAAAGTTTGTGGAATGCAGTCAAGCATGAAAAATTCATCTTCAGCTTTAGAAACAGCTTGGTGGCTGATGCCTATGATCACTTCTGTATGAAATACTCAGAACTTGAATGGAACTTTCGCAGACAGATGTATAACTGGATGACGGAGTCTTTGAATTCTATCAGGAATCAGCGAGAAAGGGTAATAGTCGATGATTTGCAGATCAGATTGAATGTTTCTATGCCTAAACTACTTGATGAAGAGGAAACACACATGAAGGATTCACTGAATACATACGTGGAAAAAGAACTGGAGAATGCACATCTGGTAAAAAAGTACCTGGAAAACTTTTTGAACAGTGTAAAAAGTCTTAGGGGGGAAATTTATGAGGAGCTGAATAGAAGACTCTGGGAAGCGGTTTATATCCAGAAGACTAAATGTGACATACAAAATCTTAAGGATGGTTATAGTGCAAAGATGGAAGCTAAAGTTAATTCTCTTCTAAGATCATTCAAGAATAAAGAGGAGAAGATCAACGAGAGAGAACTAGAAACACAATTTGAAGCCATGTGGACAGACACAGTGAAAAGCTTTCTGATCAATCGCATACCAAAACATGATGTTGACCAGCAGATGCTCCAGCAGTTGAGGAGGGAGATGCAAAACAAGGCTGGGAAAATTAATGAACAACTGATAGACACTGATAAGCTTTCTAAATTTTCAGAGGCTTCTTTCGTGATGAAAGATGAACATGTTGATCTTCAGTGGTACAGAAAATTTGAAGACATGTTCTGTCACAATGTCTTAGGGAAACAAAAATTTTACCAGGATGACTATCACTTCAAAACACAGAAAGTAGCTGAAAACCTTTTAGATCAGTGCACTCAGTACATAGAACAAAAAGTTTCTACAAGAGAAAATTATCATGAAACATTTTGTCAAGAACTGCTAAACATGGTCAATGTTAAACTTCAAGAGAAAGCGGTGGCTAAGCTGCACACCACTGACCAGTTTGAGCTTGACCTTAAGCTCCTCATCCTAGGCAGAGCAGCTCCAAAGTTTCAGAAAATGCATGATGAATTTGTTCAACTTAATGACCCATTTTCCTGTCTTGAAGCGGCCAAACATCAATATCTTTcaattttcaaaaatgttttccAAAACAAAGATGAATGCAGGAGTAGGGCGCACCGATTTTGTCAGCTATGCTTGAAGCCAGCCATAGAGGACTATGTAAATAATCACCTTGGGAAAGAGATAATCAACGACCTACTGAATGGAGAAGACAATGCTAAATACATGAGTCGGACATTCTTCCAGCACCGTGTGCTCAGCAAACTGATCGAAGACAATAAGTTTGACAAATACGTTGAATACATTAATAATTATGAGCGGTTTGTTAAGAAAAGCATTTTGGAGTTTATTAAAGAAAAATATGGAAAGCCAAGAAGTTTGGCAAATTTACAATTAAGCATTGTTTTTTCAATCATTCATAAACTGAAACAAATTTTGCAAGAACCGCAGATCAAGGAAAGTAAGAACGTGTCAGCTTTTCTTTCAAACATCCAAAAGATATTAGAGAAAGATttggtgatgtcacaggacaatATTAATCTGATAGTTTTCCAAAATTCTTCACCTGTCAGTCAGTTTTCTGCCGATGTTGAATCCTACCTTCCAGAAATGGGAGACAGCCTCATAACAGAAATGGGATCTTCAAGTATTGAGTCTGTTCTAGCAAAAGTGACCCTTAAACCTGAGGAGGAATTGTTTAAGAAGGTGATTGGATGCGGAAAACAATGTCCATTCTGTAAAGTTCCATGTGAGGCTGGATGTGTTGACCACACTGAGCACTTTGCCACAGTCCACCGACCTAAGGGTTTGGGTAGataccgattcattgattccaatGTCCTGTGCTCTGCACTTTGTTCTACAGATGTGGTCACAGAGAGGTCCTTCCGAAATTTGGACACAGATTGGAAACCTCATCCTTACAAAGAGTACCAAACCTTTTATCCCGACTGGAGAATCCAGCCAGATCCAGCTATCTCTGCTTCTGATTACTGGAAATTCATCTTCAAGGAGTTTAACAAACAGTTTGCAAAGGAATACAATGCTAAACCTGCCAACCTTCCGAAAGAATGGCATGACATAACCAAAGATCAAGCCATCAAGAGCTTGCACGAATCCTATTATTTGGAATAA